Within the Pseudoxanthomonas sp. YR558 genome, the region AATCTGTTGCTGGTGATCGCGGCATGGCAGTTGGACGCCCCCGTCGAGTGGCTGCTGGCGGTGTTCTCGTTGTCGGGCATCGTCTTCTATGTCATGTCGCTGCGGCAGATCCGCCCGTTGCTGCCCCCGCGCCAGCCCGGCGTGGTGCTGCCGCCGGCGCTGCGCGCCCGGATCAGCCACCACATGCGATGGACCGCGCTGACCGTGTCGGTCAGCTTCCTGGTGGCGAGCGAGGTGGAGGTGATGTTCCTCAACCTGTATGCAGACAGCCACGATGCCGGCCAATTCAAGGTGGCCTACCAGCTCGCGGTGGGCGCGGCGGCCCTGGTGCCGGGCGTGTTCGGCGCGCTGCTGCTGCCGATGATGGCCAATGCCCTGAGCCAGGGCCGTGAAGTCGCGGCGCGGCGCTTCGTCGGCACCACGCATTACCTCTCGCTGCTGGCCGTGCCGCTGATGGCGTTCGGCCTCGTGTTCGGCGATGACGTCATCCATCTGTTGTACGGGCGCGAGTACTGGGCGGCCGGACCGCTGTTCTCCGCGTGCCTGTTCGCCACCTGCATGACGACGATGGCGCAGGGCGCGTCCAGTCTGCTGGTCAGTGCGGACAGGCAGCGCAGCATCCTGGTGCTCGCGATCACCAGCGGCACGCTCAAGCTGACGCTGGCCGCCGTGCTGATCGCGCACTACGCGCTGGTGGGAGCCGTGGCCGCTTACCTGACCGTGGCAGCAGTGAATGCCACGCTGTACATCTCACTCGCGATCAAGGTCAGCCATGCGCGGCCGGCCTGGGGTGCGCTGGGGCGCGTGCTACTGGCCGGTGCGCTGGCCGCGGCGCTGGCATGGCCGTTGCGTGGGCACCTGGTGCCCTGGGCGGCGGTGCTGCTGGGTGGCGTGCTGCTGGTGCTTTCGTACGCATTGTTCACGCTGCTGTTGCGTTGCTGGACGCGCGACGACATCGAGCATCTCCAGCAGCTGCACCGGCGATTCGCGGCGGGTCGCCCGCACGCCGGCGCGCGGCTGTTGGCCTGGGCGCACGATCGAGCAGGGGAGGGGATCTCATGACCGGTCTTTACGAACCGCTTTTCCGCCATGTGCTGTTCCCGGCCTATGAATCGGGCCTGCGCGGCCGCAAGACGCTGGCCTACCTGCGCGAGTACGAGCGCCAGCAATGGCTGGCGCCCGAGCAGATCGACGCGCTCCAGTGGCAGAAGCTGCAGCAGCTGATCCGTCACTGTTGGGAGCACGTGCCCTATTACCGGGAAACGTGGAGCGCGCTGGGCATCTCTGCGCCGGATGACATACGCGACCTCGCGCACTTCGCCCGCCTGCCGGTACTCGACAAGCCTACGATCCGCGCCAACTTCGATCGCCTCATCGCCGATCCGTACAGGCAGGGCCTGCTCTACAAGACCACCGGCGGTTCGACCGGTGAGCCGCTGAAATTCGGGTACACGCGCGAGAGCTACGAGCGTCGCGTCGCGGTCATGTGGCGCGGCTATGGTTGGGCGGGTGCGCGCTTGGGCCAACGCACGCTGTACTTGTGGGGTACGCCGATCGGCGCGCAGAAGCGCAAGGACCGGCTCTACCACGGGGCCTTCAACCGCTGCATGCTGAATGCGTTCGAGATGGACCGCACGCGCATGGCCGAGTACGCCGACGCGATCGATCGCTTCCGTCCGGAGACCATCGTGTCGTATGTCGCACCGATCGTGGAAATGGCGGACTGGCTGATCGCCAGCGGTCGGCGCGTGCACGCGCCGATGCGCATCCTCGGCGCGGCGGAGGCGTTGCACGCCTCGCAGAAGCAGCGTATAGAGCAGGCCTTCGGCGCGCCTGCCTACAACACCTATGGGTGCCGCGAGTTCATGTTGATCGCGGCGGAGTGCGAACACCGCGACGGCCTGCACGTGAACGCCGACCACCTGGTGGTGGAGCTGGGCCACGGCGAAGGAGCCGGCCCGGAGGGTCCGCGTGAGCTGGTGGTCAGCGACCTGCACAACTACGGCATGCCGCTGTTGCGTTACGTCAACGGCGATCTGGCCACGCCGGGCCACGGGCGCTGCGCCTGCGGGCGCGGGTTGCCGCGGCTTGCGAGCGTGGATGGACGCAAGCTGGACGCGCTGCGCACGCCGGATGGGCGGTTCGTGCCGGGCGAGTACATCGTCTACGCCTTCCTGGCCGCGACAGGCGTGCGTCGTTACCAGGTGGTGCAGAAGCAGTTGGATGCCTTCGAGATCCTGATCGTGCGCGACGAGGGCTTCGATCCGTCGGTGATCGAACTCGTGCGGCGCGAGCTGGTCAAGGTAGTGGGCGACAGCGTTGCCCTGGACTTCCGCTTCACGGACGAAATTCCGCTGACGCCGACCGGCAAGCAGCGTGTCACCGTGTCTGAACTAAGGGGCTAGGGCTAGCGTGGAGATCGTGCATTTCGTCGAGAACCTGGATCGTGGTGGCCTGGAGCGCACCGTGGTGGACCTGATCGCCAGCCAGCGCGAAGCAGGGCACCAGTGCCGGGTGATCTGCCTCTTCAAACTGGGCTTGCTGGCCAAGGAGTTGCTCGCCAGCGGCGTGCGCGTGGATGCTTGCGGCAAGCGGCCCGGGATGGATCTGCATGCGCTGCGGCGCGCCCGCGCGCTGCTCCGGCAATCGCCGGACGCCGTGCTCCACACCCATAATGCAATGGCGCACTACTACGCCGTCATCGCATCGTTGGGCCTGCCTTTGAAGTGCCGGATCAACACGCGCCACGGCATGGGCGGACGGGTGCGCAGTGGGCGTCAGGAATGGCTGTACCGCCTGAGCATGCGTTTCACCGACTACGCCGTCGCTGTTTGCGAAGCGGCGCGCGAGCGCTTCGCAGACGAGGGCGTTCGACCGCGGCGTGGCCTGCTGTCGGTGCCGAACGGGATCCGCCTGGAGCGCTTCAAGCCCGCCGACACGACGGGGCGCCAGGCGCTGGCCACCGAGTTGGGTTGGCCGGTGGGCAGCCGCGTCATCGGTACGGTCGGACGGCTTCAGCCGGTGAAGGACCACGCGCTGCTGCTGCGCGCGTTCGCGAAGGTCCGCATGCAGGTGCCGGAAGCGGTGCTCGCCATCGTCGGCGACGGACCGCTGCGCGGTGCGCTGGAAGCGCAGGCCGAGCAGGCGGGGCTGTCGGATGCGGTCCGGTTCCTGGGCGACCGCCACGATGTGCCGCGTCTGTTGACGGGCATGGATGTGTTCGCGCTCTCGTCGGCCAGCGAAGGCTATTCGATCGCGCTACTGGAGGCATGCGCGGCCGGATTGCCGATCGTGGCCACCGATGTGGGCGGCAACCGCGAGATCGTCCGCGACGGGGTCAATGGCCGTCTTGTGCCGGCCGCCGACGTGGCCGCCCTCGCGACGGCGCTGATCGCGCTGCTGCGAGGAGGCGACGAGGCGGGCAGGATGGGCCGCGCGGGCCAGGCCTGGGCGCAGGCCGAGGCCTCGTTCCGGACCATGGCGGAGCGGTACCATGGCCTCTACGATCCGCCGGATTGCGATTCGTGCACCATGGCCGTACAGGGACGCCTGTCGTGAGCCGTCCTTCCCCTCCCTGCGCATCACCATGAATCCACGTCCGCGACGACTCAAACTGCTGCGCTTCCTGCCCAATGGCTGGCTGGCGACGGCGGGCCCTGCGCAAGACGGACGCACGCTGTACCTGACCTTCGACGATGGCCCGCACCCGGAGTTCACGCCCCAGCTACTGGACCTGCTGGCCGAGCACGATGCCAAGGCCAGCTTCTTCCTCATCGGGCGCGAGGCGGAGCGCCATTCCGACCTGGCCCGTCGGATTGCCGCCGAAGGCCACACGCTGGGGAACCACTCTTACTCGCATCCTATCTTCGATTCGTTGACGCTCGCGCAGCAACTCGAAGAGATCGATCGCACCGAGCGCGTGCTTCAAGGCATCGATGGCCGCGTTCGGCATGCGTTCCGCCCTCCGCGCGGCGTGCTGACGCTGCCCATGCTGGCGAAGCTCGCCAGCCGCAGGCATCGGATCGACTACTGGTCCTACGACAGCCTGGACTACAGCCGGCGGCCCGTCCCGGACCTGCTCGAAACGATCCAACGGCACCCGCCTCGGGCGGGGGACATCGTGCTGATGCACGACGACAGCGCGCATTCGCTGGCACTGCTGCGCCAATTGATCCCTGCCTGGAAGGCGCAAGGATTCGAACTGCGCGCGCTACCGCATCTCCACTGATCCCCGATGGCCGGTGTGCCGCCGTTGCCGCGTTTTCGATGGTGACGAAGGCGTGAGCGCACGCTGAAAAGCAAGGGGGACGCTTGAACATCCTGGTCTGGCTGGCGGTTCCGGTCGCGATTCTCGCGGTGGCCGCATTGGCCGTGTGGAAGCTGTTGCGTTCGCGCAACATGGAGATCTGGATTGGCAGCTACCTTCGCCGACCGCGCGTGCCTGCGTCGGCGGGTCCTGTGCACGTGATGTTCTGCTTCGTCGACCACTTCGAGCCGATGTGGCATGGCGCCGACGAAGCCAAGCAGCGCGAGCGCGTCGATCGTTGGTGCCGCGACTATCGCACGCTGGCCGGTCGTTACCGCGACGCCGATGGGCGGCCGCCGCAGCACAGCTTCTTCTATCCCGAAGAAGAGTACGTTCCCGAGTATCTCGACAAGTTGTCGGCCCTGTGCAGCGATGGTTATGGCGAGATCGAGGTGCACCTGCACCACGATAACGACACCGAGGCGAACTTCAACGAAGGCATGGCCCGGTTCTGCCGCGTGCTGCACGAGCGCCATGGCGCGTTACCGCGCGACCCCGCCACCGGAGAGCTGCGTTTCGGCTTCATCCATGGCAACTGGTGCCTGGACAACTCGCGTCCGGATGGACGCTGGTGCGGACTGGACAACGAGCTGATCCTGCTCCGCGACTTAGGCTGTTATGCCGATTTCACGCTGCCGTCGGCGCCGAGCGACACGCAGACGCGCACGATCAACAGCATCTACTACGCGACCGACGACGCGCATGCACCCAAGTCGCACGACACCGGCGTGCCGGTGCGCGTTGGCGGCCAGGCCACCGGCGATCTGATGCTCATCCAGGGCCCGCTGGGCCTGAACTGGAAGGATCGCCGCATGGGCCTGGTGCCGCGCATCGAGAATGCCGACGTGCGCAAGGGCCAGCCGCCCACACCCGAGCGCGTCGATGCCTGGGTGCATGCCGGTGTCCATGTCGAGGGCAAGCCAGAATGGGTCTTCGTGAAGATCCATACCCACGGCACCCAGGAAGGCGATATCGACACCTTGCTGGGGCCGCCGGTGGATGCGATGCACGACTACCTGGAGTCCGCCTACAACGACGGCCAGAAGTACGTGCTGCACTATGTCAGCGCGCGCGAGGCATACAACATCGTGAAGGCTGCCGAAGCCGGCATGCAAGGCAATCCCGGCGACTATCGCGACTACCACCTGCCGCCGCCACGCGCATCGTGGGCCGGCGGTAGACAGGCGCAGGCGGCGGCATGAACGCCGCGGCGCCCGCGACGGACACCCGCATTCCGCTCGTCAGCGTGGTGATGCCGGTATACAACGCGGAAGCGACCATGGAGCGTTCGATCGAGTCGGTGCTGACGCAGAGTCATCGCGAGGTCGAGCTGATCCTGGTCAACGATGGCTCTCGCGATAGCTCGGCCGCGATCATGGATGCCTACGCCAAGCGCGATCCTCGCGTGGTGGCCGTGCACCAGGCCAATGGCGGCGTCGCCGCGGCACGCAACCGTGGCTTGCAGGCGGCAAGGGGCACCCATGTCGCCTTCCTGGACAGCGACGACTGGTGGGATCCGGAAAAGCTCGCGCTGCAACTCGCGCACATGGCCCGCACCGGCGCCCGCGTCTGCTACACCGCCTATCAGCGGGTGGCCGAGGATGGCCGCGCGCTCACGATGGTGGTGCCGCCGGAGCGCGTCGACTATGCGGGCATGCTCTACAGCAACCGGATCGGCAATCTCACGGGCATCTACGTGCGCTCGCTCGGCGAGGTGGCCTTCCAGAAGATGGGGCACGAAGACTACGTGTTCTGGCTGGACCGGGTGCGCCGCGCCGGCCACGCCGAGCGCGTGCCGGAGGCGCGTCCATTGGCGTACTACCTGGTGCGTGGCGGCTCCGTGTCGGCGAACAAGTTGCGCGCGGCCGGGTGGCAATGGCGCATCTACCGTGAGACCGAGCAGCTGAACTGGCCGCGCTCCGCGTGGTGCATGCTGCACTACATGGCGCACGCGTTGCTGAAGCGAAGTCCCGTGTCGAGGCCCGCCTGACCATGGCACCGTCTTCCCCCGTGACGGCCGCCGATTACACGGTAGTGATCCCCGCCTTCAATGCCTCCGCCACGCTCGCGCATGCGCTGGACAGCGTGATGGCGCAGACCTTGCCCGCGCGCGAAGTGGTCGTGGTGGACGATGGATCGCCGGACCGCACGGAGATCGCCAGGATCGTCGCCGGTTACGGCGGCCGCGTGGTCCTGCTGCAGCAGGAGAATGCTGGTCCCGCGGCCGCGCGTAACGCCGGGGTCCGTGCATCGGGCGGCGCGTGGATCGCGTTCCTGGATGCGGACGACAGTTGGCTGCCGCACAAGATGCAGGCGCAGTTGGCGCTCGCGGGAGATGAAGATGTCGGCCTGCTGCATGGCGCCGCGCGCCTGGATCGATTGATGCTGCCGGAAGAGATGGACTTCGATCTGCTGTGGCGAGCGAACCGTATCTGCACGTCGATGACGGTCGTACGCAGGAGTGTCTTCGAACGCTTGGGCGGCTTCTTCGAGGCGCCGGAACTGATCGGTGCCGAGGACTACAACCTGTGGCTGCGTATCGCGCACGCGGGCTGGCGCGTGCGCGCCTGTGAAGGACTGGTCGGCCACTACACACCGGCCGAAGGCAGCCTGACGAGCAGAATCGAGCGCTGTGCGCTGGCGGAGATACGCAACGCGCGCGAACTCGGCGAATCGCTGGGGTTGCCGCGTCGCGATATCCGCTGGAAGTTGCGCGCGATCCGCACGGACTTCGCGCGCCACCTGATCCATGCACGCTGCCCCTCGCCGGCACGCCGGCTGCTGGTGCGCGCCTTGTTCGAGCGGCCGACGCTGGAGCGGATCGGCCTGATGTCGGTCAGCTACGTGCCGACACCTTTGCTCGACATGCGTCGCCGCCTGCGCAAGCGCGGGCGGCAGACGCTGTACGGCTTTTGAGGATCAGATCTCGCTCAGCTCCACCACATAACCGGTGGTGCCGCCCTGTACGTCGATGCGGAAACGAGCGCCGTCTTCCACGTACTTGCCGCTGCTGAAGTTGGAGTTGATCGTCGCGTTCGCCGGCTCGATCACGCGTACGCGCAGGCGGCCGGCCGTCGCTTCTCGGCTGTTCACCAGGGTGGGCGCGACCGGTACGTTCACCTGGAACGTCGCAGTGGTGCCGCTGGTGATGCTGAAGGTATCGCGCACGGTCAGGCGACGGTTGGCGAAGTTGAAGTTGCGCTGCCAGTTCGTCACCGCGTCGGCGTTGCAGAACGACGGCGTCAGGTTGGCGTCCGCGGTGAACGCGCCGCCGCTGCCCGGCGTGACGGTCATCGTCGACGCCTTCGTCGTGGATTCGCACTGGCGCGCGACGGTGCCGTTGCGAACGAAGCGAACGAGGTTGTGCACGTCCGTGCCCTGGTTGATGCCGCTATGGCTCCAGATGTTCGCGGTGACGGCCAGCCAGTCGCCGGAGAACAGGGTGAACGAGCCCTGGTCCTGGTGGGCGTGGCTCTCGTTGTACGGGCCGGCGACGATCGCCACCCACATCGCGTCGCGGGTCCAGCCGGTGCGGGCGAACAGGTGGCCGGTGCCGCGCGCGTGGTAGATCAGATCGGTCGGCACGGTGGCGGTGGTGCCGGCCGGCAGCAGGTCGTAGCGATAGTTGAAGCCCGAGCCCATGCGTGCGATCGAGATGTTGTTCAGCCACCACGTCGCCTGGTTCTGGATCACCGGGTTGGTGTTGACCGATCGCGCTTCGAGCACGAGACGGCGGTGGTAGTCGTACAGGTCCGGGACGGAGCTGCGCGCCTGGTCGCCGATGGGCGCGAAGCGATCCATCGTCGGCACGGTGGCGTGGATCCAATACGGAATGCTGTCCGACGCATGGCTGTTGGCGTTGGCCAGATCGTAGCCGGTGGCATCGCGCCAGATGCGGTACAGCGAGAACAGGCGCATATGCGAGGTGCCGTAGCCGGTACCCTCGCTGCTGCCGCCGCCGGGCAGACGGGCGAAGTAGGTCTGCATCGCCGCCAGCTTGTTATCGCGCAGGAAGTTGAACCAGGTGCTGCTGCCGCTGGCCAGCGCCCAGTACATCGTGGCTTCGACGAAGCTGTAATAGTAGTTGTTGCCGGGATTGGTCACCGACCAGCCCGACCACGGCTGGGCACGACCGCCCCACTGGGCGCTGTTGTAGTTCCAGACATTCCACACGGCCTGCTCGGCATAGGCCGACCAGCGGGTGCGCTGGCTGGAGGTGATGCTGCCTGCGCAGGCGGTCATGGTCGATGCGACGTCGGCGATCATCGGGCCGACTTCCAGATAGGAGTCGCCGGCGACGGCGGGACGGCCACCCCCAGCGATCGCCGATTCGGCAGCGGTGACCTGCTCTTCGACCATCTGGATGGCCAGGGTGCAGTACTTGGCTTCGGGTGAAAGCTGGTACATCAACGCGGCCTCGGCGGCGCTGAAGCCGTAACCGCGGCTGCCGGCCACGGCCGAATCCACCCACCCCTTGAAGCGGGTGTAGGCGGCGGAGCTCTTGTCCACGGCAGGCACCGGCAGGGGCAGGTTGACCACGCGCGGACGGGAGGAGTTGGAGCTGACCCGCCCGCCGCTGCTGAGCACGGGGCTGGAGTCGGTCCCGATGGAGGGGGTGGTGCTACCTAGGTTTCCGAGCGATCCGCTGCCGATCGAAGGGGTCACGGCAACGCGTTCGCGTGCGCGGCGCGCCGCCTTGGCGGAAGAGGTGGTGCGGGTCCAGAAGCGGATGACGTTGTCGCGCCCTGCGTCACGCAGGTCGGCGAAGTCGTCTTCGGCCCGGGTCCAGGCGTCGGAGGCGAGGGCCTGGGCGCGCTGGCCGAACAGGCCGCCAGCCGCGCTGGCAGCGGTCAAAGAGGTAAGTGCGGCGGCGCCGAGGAACAGGGCGACGGGGAGCCGGCGGGCGGTGCGGGGGGAAACGGGCGTGCGCGACAAGGGGGTTCTCCTGGCAAGAAAACCGCGCACGAAAGAATTGGAAGACGACAGCCCTGAGGCTGGTGGCTACCCGCTGCAGCGCCCCCTCGCTACATGCGATCCGCGCAACGGCGGGGCGGATCATAACGTGGGGCATTTTCCAAAACGGACGCCCTGGGTCACAGAAATGCGCGCCGGTTCAGCCAGCGGCAGGGGAGTTCACGGGAGTGTGATGGCGTGCCCGGTGCGCTGAAAGCTGCGGGCAGGACGGTGAAAGGCCCTATTTTTCGCTCAGTTCGACGGTATAGCCGTCCTGGCCACCGGCTACGTCCACCCGCCATCCCCGTCGGAATTCCTGGGGATCGTCGTCGCTCCAGGTATGCACGCGCAGGGTCGCGTTGGCCGGTTCCAGCACGCGGATGCGCAAACGGCCCGCCACAGCTTCGTTGCCCTGGACCACCGGGCGCTCCGGTACGTTGACCTGGAAGATGGCGCGTGTACCCGCTCCCAACCGGAAGTCGTCGCGAACCAGCAGCTTGCGTCCGCCGAAGTCGATACGGCGTTGCCAGGACTGCAGGGCGGGGTTGTCGCGGTAGACCGGGGTCAGGTCGGCGAGCGCCGTCACGCCGCCGTCCGGACGGGGAGTGACGGTCACCTTCGAGCGGGAGCGGGTGGATTCGCACTGGTGTACGACGGTGTCGCCGCGCGGCGCGGCGCATTGCTGCGCATCGGCGTTTGCCCGTTCGAACCGCACCACGTTGTGCACGGGGGTGCCCTGCTGGATGCCGCTGTGGGTCCAGATGTTTTCGGTCACGGCCAGCCAGTCGCGCGCGAACAGGGTGAAACCGCCCTGGTCCTGGTGGGCATGGCTTTCGTTGTAGGGGCCGGCGACGAAGGACATCCACATCGCGTCCTTACCCCAGTCGCTGCGCGCGAACAGGTGGCCGGCGCCTTCCGCGTAGTAGACCAATGCCTTGGGTGCCTCGTTCGATTCGCCGGCGGCCAGGAGGTCATAGCGCGAATTGAACCCCTGGCTCATCCGCGGCACCGAGATGTTGCGCAACCACCAGGACGAGAGCGCCAGCGCATCGGCGTCCGTGGTCAGCTGGCGCGCTTCCAGCACCAGCCGACGGTGGTAGTCGAACAACTCCGGCACCGAACTGCGCGCCTGGTCGCCGATCGGCGCGAAGCGGTCCAGCGTGGGCACAGTGGCGTGCACCCAGTAGGGGATGCTGTCGCGTGCATGCGTGTTCGCCGCGGCCAGGTCTTCGCCCGTGCTGTCCTTCCACAGTCGGTAGAGACCGAACAGACGCATTTGCGCGGCGCCGTAACCGGTGCCCTCGCGACTGCCGCCGCCCGGCAGGTCGGCGTAGTAGGCCTTCAATGGCGGCAGGCGCCGCTGCCGCAGTTCTTCCATCCAGGTCGGGCTGCCGCTCACCAGCGCCCAGTACATGGTGGCTTCGATGAAGCTGAAGTAGTAGTTGTTGCCCGGGTTGTCGATCGACCAGCCCGTCCACGCGTGGGTGCGCCCGCCCCATTGCGCGCGCGCCGGGTTCCAGACGTTCCAGACCGCCTGCTCGGCGAGAGCGGACCAGCGCTGTTGCTGGGCGGGAGCGATGTCGGGCCGGCAGGCATGCAGCGTCATCGCCAGATCGGCGATCCGGGGTCCGACTTCGAGATAGGAGTCGCCCGCGATGGCCGGACGTCCGCCCGAAGCGATGGCGCTTTCGGCCTCGTTCACTTCTTGCTCGACCATGCGGATGGCCAGCTTGCAATACTTGTCACCGCCGCCCGACAACGCCATCAACGCGGCGTCGCTGGCAGAGAACGCATAGCCAGGACTGCCGGACACGGCGCTGTCGACCCAACTGCGGAAGCGGCCGAAGGCGGGCGATCGCCGGTCGACGGATGACAGATCGATTTTCAACTGGTCCACGCCGGTCGCAACGGCCGGAGCCGTGGCAGGCGCTGCGGTGGGCGGCGGCGGGGCCGCGACGGCCCGCTCGGGGGACTGTGGCGTGCTTTCGGGCGCATCCGCGGCGCCGCAATGGCCGATCGCGGCGGCCACCAGGGCGAACCCGAGCAGGATCGCGCTGGGAATGCCATGGGTTTTCAGCTTGGAAGGCGAGGCGCGCATGCCGGTGCCCTCAACGGTTGGAGTAAGCGACGCTCAGGTAGACGATGTTCTGTGCGACGTCCTGGTTCAGGTCGGTGCTCTCGCGCTTGTAGCGCTCTGCGTGCAACCGCACCGCCCAGCGACGTACCCACTGGTATTCCAGACTGGCACCGACCCGCGTCGTCTTGTCCTCGCGCCCGAGCTGCGTGTAGTCCAGGCGTTCCCAGGTGGCGTAGGTGCCCAGCGAGAGCCCGCGACGCATCAGCCAGTGCAGGTCGAACCGCGAGCCACGCGTCTTCTGGTCGAACTCGTCCGAATCGACGTAGTCGCGCTTTTGCACGAACGGCGTCAGCGACAGGTTCAAGCGCGTGCCGGTGTAGCTGTAGCCAAGGTCCAGGCTGCGGACCTCGTAGGGGGATGCGTTCACCACCGCGTCGCCGGTCAGGACGTTGACCGGCACGGTGGATTCGGACTGGATGCCGGCCAGCGCATCGGTGGCGGTGTCGGAGAACTGGCTCGACACCACGGCGGTCAGCTGGCTGTGCGGCGACAGCGTCCATTCTGCGTCGGCACGCAACAGCGGTTCGGAGCGCGATTCGCCCTGGCGGTAGTCGATGCGCGAATAGCCCAGATCCGCGCCCAACTGGAAATTCGCCAGCTCGCGGACATAGCGGCCGTACAGGTCGTAGCGGTTGTAGTCGCGGGCGACGATGTCGTCGTCGAAATCCACGCGCTGCGCCTGCAGGTTCAGCGAGATACGGCTGGTGGGCGTGAGCTCCCGGATCGTGCGCAAGGCGGCGGCGAGACGCTGAGAATTGAACTCCTCGGTCACTTCGGCGTCGCTGTTCACATAGCGCAGTTCCGCCTGGCCATGCAGTTGCGGCGACCAATTGAAGAGCATCGTCGGACCGGCCGAGAAGACGTTGACCTGCTGGCGGTTGCCGGGTCCGTCGGGCACCAGCGAATCCACGGGTTGCACCGTGAGGTTGTCTTCGACCACGACGAAGAGCCGGTCGGGAATGGCGACCCAATTCATCCTTCCCGATAGCGTGCCATCGACCGTGTCGGCGAAGATGTCGTCTTCGTAGTCTCTATATTCGGCGCGCCCGTCCAGGCTCAGCTGGAGGGCGGAGATGCTCTCGGTGATGCTGAAGCCGATGCCGCCCCGCAGGTAGCGCTGCTCGATCGGATCGGACGGCGCCATCGTCACGTTGCTGTTGCGCTCCATGCCCAGGTCGATGGTGTAGTCGACGCGGGCGGCGGAGGCATGGCCGGAGAACGCGGCCAGCACGGACGTTGCTAGCGCGGAAATGCGGAGGCGGGAAGGTCGCATGCCGAAGCTCCTTGGCGTTCTCAGGGGATTTCGTTGAACACCACGCCGGCTACCTTGTCGGCGGGGAAGCTGCCGATGGCCTTTTCCAGCTTGTCCGGCGTGACCTTGCCATAGCCGGCGACCAGCACTACCAGGTCGGCCAGTTCGGACAGGATGCGCGCATCGGGGGACCCCAGCACCGAGGGGCTGTCCAGCACCAGGTAGCGGTCGGGATAGCGGCTGCGCAGCGAGTCGACCATCGCGCGCATGCGGAATGAGCTGAACGCCTCGCCCGTCATCTCGCGCTGGCGACCGCTGGGGATCAGACGCAGGCGAGGCACGCCGGTACGGTAGAGGATCCGCGCCAGATCGGCGTCTGAATCCTCGAGGTAGTCGATCAGGCCGCCATGACCGGCATCGACGTGCAGCGCGGTGTGCTGGGTGGGGTGCAGCGCGTCGCAATCGATCAGCAGCGAGCTCTTGGTGTCGTCGAACGCGAAGGCGGCCGCCAGATTGCGGGCGACGAAACTGCCGCCGCAGCCGTGCGAAACCGGCGCCACCAGGGTGACGAAATTGCGCTCGCCGCCCAGCGTCAGCAGGCGCGTGCGCAGTTCGCGGAACGCATCGGCCTGTTCGCGGACCGAGTCGTTGCGGTGGATGACGCGACGATCTTCGAGCTCGCGCGGCGTCAGCGCCTTCGGCTCGTCCATGAGGGCCAGCGAGCGGGAGGGTTCGGCGCGGTGGGGCACGCCGTGCAGTCGTTCGTTGTCCGGGGTCACGGGCTTTTCCATGGTGGCGTGTGGGTTCATGGCTGGGCCTCAGGCAGCAGCAAGCTGCTTGAGGCCGAACGCCAGCCCGTACGCGAGGATGACGAGCGCCAGGATGCCGACGCTCATCGCGTTG harbors:
- a CDS encoding glycosyltransferase family A protein, translated to MAPSSPVTAADYTVVIPAFNASATLAHALDSVMAQTLPAREVVVVDDGSPDRTEIARIVAGYGGRVVLLQQENAGPAAARNAGVRASGGAWIAFLDADDSWLPHKMQAQLALAGDEDVGLLHGAARLDRLMLPEEMDFDLLWRANRICTSMTVVRRSVFERLGGFFEAPELIGAEDYNLWLRIAHAGWRVRACEGLVGHYTPAEGSLTSRIERCALAEIRNARELGESLGLPRRDIRWKLRAIRTDFARHLIHARCPSPARRLLVRALFERPTLERIGLMSVSYVPTPLLDMRRRLRKRGRQTLYGF
- a CDS encoding phenylacetate--CoA ligase family protein yields the protein MTGLYEPLFRHVLFPAYESGLRGRKTLAYLREYERQQWLAPEQIDALQWQKLQQLIRHCWEHVPYYRETWSALGISAPDDIRDLAHFARLPVLDKPTIRANFDRLIADPYRQGLLYKTTGGSTGEPLKFGYTRESYERRVAVMWRGYGWAGARLGQRTLYLWGTPIGAQKRKDRLYHGAFNRCMLNAFEMDRTRMAEYADAIDRFRPETIVSYVAPIVEMADWLIASGRRVHAPMRILGAAEALHASQKQRIEQAFGAPAYNTYGCREFMLIAAECEHRDGLHVNADHLVVELGHGEGAGPEGPRELVVSDLHNYGMPLLRYVNGDLATPGHGRCACGRGLPRLASVDGRKLDALRTPDGRFVPGEYIVYAFLAATGVRRYQVVQKQLDAFEILIVRDEGFDPSVIELVRRELVKVVGDSVALDFRFTDEIPLTPTGKQRVTVSELRG
- a CDS encoding polysaccharide deacetylase family protein produces the protein MNPRPRRLKLLRFLPNGWLATAGPAQDGRTLYLTFDDGPHPEFTPQLLDLLAEHDAKASFFLIGREAERHSDLARRIAAEGHTLGNHSYSHPIFDSLTLAQQLEEIDRTERVLQGIDGRVRHAFRPPRGVLTLPMLAKLASRRHRIDYWSYDSLDYSRRPVPDLLETIQRHPPRAGDIVLMHDDSAHSLALLRQLIPAWKAQGFELRALPHLH
- a CDS encoding oligosaccharide flippase family protein, translated to MNERSRTLSNTLFSSVGMYTEYVLGMLTSIIIARHLGPDGFGTYSLVIWLVAMGVATTNSGTASAAIKFVAELRGAGHLEQIPYVLSYLRKAQRVFMLFVLLAGAALFIFAGDHVAPGMNHTLLLGFLIVGVALRSSYMFNIGVAKGFENFRATAIVALVSTPINLLLVIAAWQLDAPVEWLLAVFSLSGIVFYVMSLRQIRPLLPPRQPGVVLPPALRARISHHMRWTALTVSVSFLVASEVEVMFLNLYADSHDAGQFKVAYQLAVGAAALVPGVFGALLLPMMANALSQGREVAARRFVGTTHYLSLLAVPLMAFGLVFGDDVIHLLYGREYWAAGPLFSACLFATCMTTMAQGASSLLVSADRQRSILVLAITSGTLKLTLAAVLIAHYALVGAVAAYLTVAAVNATLYISLAIKVSHARPAWGALGRVLLAGALAAALAWPLRGHLVPWAAVLLGGVLLVLSYALFTLLLRCWTRDDIEHLQQLHRRFAAGRPHAGARLLAWAHDRAGEGIS
- a CDS encoding glycosyltransferase family 2 protein, which codes for MNAAAPATDTRIPLVSVVMPVYNAEATMERSIESVLTQSHREVELILVNDGSRDSSAAIMDAYAKRDPRVVAVHQANGGVAAARNRGLQAARGTHVAFLDSDDWWDPEKLALQLAHMARTGARVCYTAYQRVAEDGRALTMVVPPERVDYAGMLYSNRIGNLTGIYVRSLGEVAFQKMGHEDYVFWLDRVRRAGHAERVPEARPLAYYLVRGGSVSANKLRAAGWQWRIYRETEQLNWPRSAWCMLHYMAHALLKRSPVSRPA
- a CDS encoding glycosyltransferase, which translates into the protein MEIVHFVENLDRGGLERTVVDLIASQREAGHQCRVICLFKLGLLAKELLASGVRVDACGKRPGMDLHALRRARALLRQSPDAVLHTHNAMAHYYAVIASLGLPLKCRINTRHGMGGRVRSGRQEWLYRLSMRFTDYAVAVCEAARERFADEGVRPRRGLLSVPNGIRLERFKPADTTGRQALATELGWPVGSRVIGTVGRLQPVKDHALLLRAFAKVRMQVPEAVLAIVGDGPLRGALEAQAEQAGLSDAVRFLGDRHDVPRLLTGMDVFALSSASEGYSIALLEACAAGLPIVATDVGGNREIVRDGVNGRLVPAADVAALATALIALLRGGDEAGRMGRAGQAWAQAEASFRTMAERYHGLYDPPDCDSCTMAVQGRLS